The Henckelia pumila isolate YLH828 unplaced genomic scaffold, ASM3356847v2 CTG_461:::fragment_3, whole genome shotgun sequence genome window below encodes:
- the LOC140871553 gene encoding probable phospholipid hydroperoxide glutathione peroxidase — MLYFSTRHLINLNKFVGPLSSFSILKNTHFVSPPIPSFSLPSPPAEARFACTSAVSAVFNSRKPLFLGVRVDRTMASQSAPPQSVHDFTVKDIKGNDVDLSIYKGKVLIIVNVASECGLANTNYTELAQLYGKYKDQGLEILAFPCNQFGSQEPGTNEQIQEFACTRFKAEYPIFDKVDVNGANTVPLYKFLKSSKGSLLGDGIKWNFAKFLVDREGHVVDRYLPTTSPLSIEKDIKKLLEKA; from the exons ATGCTCTATTTCTCGACTCGGCATTTGATTAATCTGAACAAATTCGTCGGACCTTTGAGTTCTTTCTCGATTTTGAAGAATACCCATTTCGTTTCACCACCTATTCCTTCGTTCTCTCTTCCTTCGCCGCCAGCCGAAGCTAGATTCGCGTGTACTTCAGCTGTCTCCGCTGTTTTCAATTCAAGAAAACCTTTGTTTCTGGGCGTGAGAGTAGATCGCACGATGGCCAGCCAGTCAGCCCCGCCTCAATCAGTTCACGACTTCACTGTGAAG GATATCAAAGGAAATGATGTTGATTTAAGCATTTACAAGGGAAAGGTCCTGATTATTGTCAATGTCGCCTCGGAGTG TGGCCTGGCCAACACAAATTACACTGAGTTGGCCCAGTTGTATGGAAAATACAAGGATCAAG GTTTGGAGATCTTGGCATTTCCATGCAATCAGTTTGGTTCACAAGAGCCTGGCACCAATGAACAAATTCAAGAGTTTGCTTGTACTCGCTTCAAGGCCGAGTATCCCATTTTTGAtaag GTCGATGTGAATGGCGCCAACACTGTCCCATTATACAAGTTCCTAAAGTCAAGCAAGGGTAGCCTCCTTGGGGATGGTATCAAATGGAACTTTGCAAAATTTCTTGTCGATAGAGAGGGTCATGTTGTTGATCGTTACTTACCCACCACCTCTCCTCTCAGCATTGAG AAGGATATTAAAAAGCTTCTGGAGAAGGCATAA